A stretch of Vannielia litorea DNA encodes these proteins:
- the sfsA gene encoding DNA/RNA nuclease SfsA has product MRFATPLVRARLLRRYKRFLADAVLEDGREVVAHCPNPGAMTGLAEPGTRIWLEPNDDPKKKLNYGWRLVEHDSGDFTGIDTALPNRALAEALAAGAVPGLTGYQAIRAEVPYGASSRVDFLLTGSGPACYVEVKSVTLMRTPGLAEFPDTVTARGARHMAELAAMAAQGHRAMVLFLVQRTDAARVGIAADIDPAYATAFTEARAAGVEAMALSCSITPEAITPGAPLPLA; this is encoded by the coding sequence ATGCGCTTCGCCACCCCCCTCGTCCGGGCCCGCCTGCTGCGGCGCTACAAGCGCTTCCTGGCCGATGCGGTGCTGGAGGATGGCCGCGAGGTGGTGGCCCATTGCCCCAACCCCGGCGCCATGACCGGGCTGGCCGAGCCCGGCACCCGGATCTGGCTGGAGCCCAACGACGACCCGAAGAAAAAGCTGAACTACGGCTGGCGGCTGGTAGAGCACGACAGCGGCGACTTCACCGGCATCGACACGGCCCTGCCGAACCGGGCGCTGGCCGAGGCGCTGGCCGCAGGCGCGGTGCCGGGCCTCACCGGCTACCAGGCGATCCGCGCCGAGGTGCCCTATGGCGCAAGCAGCCGGGTCGATTTTCTGCTCACCGGGTCGGGCCCCGCGTGCTACGTCGAGGTCAAGAGCGTCACGCTGATGCGCACGCCCGGCCTCGCCGAGTTTCCCGATACCGTCACCGCCCGCGGCGCGCGCCACATGGCCGAGCTCGCCGCCATGGCCGCGCAGGGCCATCGCGCCATGGTGCTCTTCCTCGTCCAGCGCACCGACGCCGCCCGTGTCGGCATCGCCGCCGATATCGACCCGGCCTATGCCACAGCCTTCACCGAGGCCCGCGCCGCAGGCGTCGAGGCCATGGCGCTTTCGTGCAGCATAACGCCCGAGGCAATCACCCCGGGCGCACCGCTTCCGCTCGCATAG
- a CDS encoding mechanosensitive ion channel family protein, translating into MEFLNDLLTTPVGSDKVLGDFLTIGFMASVLGSVVTAILILIAGYIVAGWVKRRIVAIAERNAKLDETLFHFLGNIVRWIILGFSFLIILNTFGVQTTSIIAAIGAAGLAVGLALQGTLSNVAGGVMIIVFRPFKLGDFVEIDGQMGTVKDISLNTTEIADLSNVQVIVPNSDVWGNVIKNYSTNKTRRAEWTFGVGYGVNLAQAEQVIRETIMADARSKAEPEPFFQVTNLGDSSVDFLVRVWVDASEYFAYKADMTRKVKEALDEADIDIPFPTRTVYTVAAE; encoded by the coding sequence ATGGAATTTCTGAACGATCTGCTGACGACGCCGGTGGGCAGCGACAAGGTGCTGGGCGATTTTCTGACCATCGGCTTCATGGCCTCGGTGCTGGGCAGCGTGGTGACGGCGATCCTGATCCTGATCGCGGGCTACATCGTGGCCGGATGGGTGAAACGGCGGATCGTGGCGATCGCCGAGCGCAACGCCAAGCTGGACGAGACGCTGTTTCACTTTCTGGGAAACATCGTGCGCTGGATCATCCTTGGCTTCAGTTTCCTGATCATCCTCAACACCTTCGGGGTGCAGACCACCTCGATCATCGCCGCCATCGGTGCCGCCGGCCTCGCCGTGGGCCTTGCCTTGCAGGGCACGCTCTCGAACGTTGCGGGCGGTGTGATGATCATCGTGTTCCGCCCGTTCAAGCTGGGGGATTTCGTGGAGATCGACGGGCAGATGGGCACGGTGAAGGACATCAGCCTGAACACCACCGAGATCGCCGACCTCAGCAACGTGCAGGTGATCGTGCCCAACAGCGATGTCTGGGGAAATGTCATCAAGAACTACTCCACCAACAAGACCCGCCGGGCGGAGTGGACCTTTGGCGTGGGCTACGGGGTGAACCTGGCGCAGGCCGAGCAGGTGATCCGCGAGACGATCATGGCCGACGCGCGCAGCAAGGCCGAGCCGGAGCCGTTTTTCCAGGTGACGAACCTGGGCGACAGTTCGGTGGACTTTCTGGTGCGGGTCTGGGTCGATGCCTCGGAGTACTTTGCCTACAAAGCCGACATGACCCGGAAGGTGAAGGAGGCGCTGGACGAGGCCGACATCGACATCCCCTTTCCGACGCGGACCGTCTACACGGTGGCGGCCGAGTAG
- the map gene encoding type I methionyl aminopeptidase produces the protein MDETRERLTRDGIRIHGEADFAGMHAAGRLAAEILDACAPLVVPGATTGAIDAEIERLVNEAGAKSATIGYKGYQHASCISVNHVVCHGIPGDKVLKDGDILNIDVTVIVDGWFGDTSRMFVAGKLPRKAERLIEVTHDALMLGIEAARPGNTFGDIGHAIQSFVESHRMSVVRDFCGHGLGRVFHAPPNVLHYGRPGTGPKLEEGMFFTIEPMVNLGRPETKVLADDWTAVTRDKSLSAQFEHSVGITAEGAEIFTLSPGGLFHPTYG, from the coding sequence ATGGACGAAACGCGCGAGCGGCTGACACGAGACGGGATTCGCATCCACGGCGAGGCAGACTTTGCCGGAATGCACGCCGCAGGGCGGCTGGCGGCAGAGATCCTCGATGCCTGCGCCCCGCTCGTCGTGCCCGGCGCCACCACCGGCGCGATCGACGCCGAGATCGAGCGGCTGGTCAACGAGGCCGGGGCCAAGTCGGCCACCATCGGCTACAAGGGCTACCAGCACGCCTCCTGCATCTCGGTCAACCATGTCGTCTGCCACGGCATCCCCGGCGACAAGGTGCTGAAGGACGGCGACATCCTCAACATCGACGTGACGGTGATCGTCGATGGCTGGTTCGGGGATACCTCGCGGATGTTCGTGGCCGGCAAGCTGCCCCGCAAGGCCGAACGGCTGATCGAGGTCACCCATGACGCGCTGATGCTCGGCATCGAGGCCGCGCGCCCCGGCAACACCTTCGGTGATATCGGCCACGCCATCCAGAGCTTTGTCGAGAGCCACCGCATGTCGGTGGTGCGCGATTTCTGCGGCCACGGGCTGGGCCGCGTGTTCCACGCCCCGCCCAACGTGCTGCATTACGGCCGCCCCGGCACCGGGCCCAAGCTCGAAGAAGGCATGTTCTTCACCATCGAACCGATGGTAAACCTCGGCCGCCCCGAGACCAAGGTGCTCGCCGACGACTGGACGGCCGTCACCCGCGACAAGTCGCTCTCCGCACAGTTCGAGCATTCCGTCGGCATCACCGCCGAGGGCGCCGAGATCTTCACCCTCTCGCCCGGCGGCCTGTTCCACCCGACCTACGGTTAG
- a CDS encoding HAD family hydrolase: MTLELVIFDCDGVLVDSEGPLSELVVADLATRGFVVSAEDFHDRFTGGTMKDVDRRLREAGAALPEGWVPFIYERIFARMAAGVEMTEGAVALIDWLEARGVAVAVASNGPMQKMRGSLGPSGLLERLGARVFSAHDHGTAKPEPGLLLLAAEAAGVAPARAVMVDDSPVGHWAARDAGMGFFGYVEHGNAAKMEAEGVALVHSMAGLRARLEEMLDG; encoded by the coding sequence ATGACACTCGAACTGGTCATATTCGATTGCGACGGGGTTCTGGTGGACAGCGAGGGGCCGCTCTCGGAGCTGGTGGTGGCGGACCTCGCCACGCGGGGCTTTGTGGTGAGCGCCGAGGACTTTCATGACCGCTTCACCGGCGGGACGATGAAGGATGTGGACCGGCGGCTGCGCGAGGCGGGGGCCGCGCTGCCGGAGGGCTGGGTGCCGTTCATCTACGAGCGCATCTTCGCCCGGATGGCCGCGGGGGTGGAGATGACGGAGGGCGCGGTGGCGCTGATCGACTGGCTGGAGGCGCGGGGCGTGGCGGTGGCGGTGGCGTCGAACGGGCCGATGCAGAAGATGCGCGGCTCGCTCGGGCCGAGCGGCCTGCTGGAGCGCCTGGGCGCGCGGGTGTTCTCGGCGCATGACCACGGCACCGCAAAGCCGGAGCCGGGGCTTTTGCTGCTCGCGGCGGAGGCGGCAGGCGTGGCGCCGGCGCGGGCGGTGATGGTGGACGACAGCCCGGTGGGCCATTGGGCGGCGCGGGATGCGGGGATGGGCTTTTTTGGCTACGTCGAGCATGGCAACGCGGCCAAGATGGAGGCCGAGGGCGTGGCGCTGGTGCACTCGATGGCGGGGCTGCGGGCGCGGCTGGAGGAGATGCTGGATGGATGA